Sequence from the Methanosarcina siciliae T4/M genome:
TAGGTTTCGTCGATAAGAAGAAAGAGTAATCTTTTCTCCGCTTTTGATTTTTAATTCATTCCTTAGAGCTGGGTTCTGGTTGTAATCTCTGATAAATAATTCAAGATTAGAATATCCAAGTTTGCATCTTGATAACTCTAGCTTGAAAATATTATTGAAAGATAATTCTTCAAGTTGAGGTTTATACCCCATTGATACCTGAATGTCATTAAAATAAGAACCAAGCGAAGGGTTTAATTCAAAAATGTTCCTCAAATACCCTCTAAATTTTTTAAGATTTTGAAAAGCGAGTATTTGACTCCGAGGAAGAACATTCTCCATATAGTCCTTACTCTTCACAATTAAAGGTTTAACCTTGTAAGGGACATTAATTTTCCGTTTGAGGACATTTATCATATCATCAAAGAAATCAGACAGTACTCTTTGATACGTAGATATGACACAATATCTACTGTTTTCTGCTTTTTTCTTATTCTTTTTATCACTCTTCAGGAACATAATTTTAAATTTTGAATTCTTAAAAAGAAAATGGTCCTTGAAAGTGGAGATACATATCGTTTTTTCAAAAAAATTACCTATAAAGCTTGCAAGCGTTGACTGATTAACGTGAACGGTAAGGATTCTTGAATTATCCTTTTTGTCTTCGAATTTTCTTCCAAATATCTTTTCATATTTTTTCCTGCCTTCAACACTCTTCAAGCTTACAACTATTGTTTTTGTAATCTCTAAAAAGTCACTCAACTGAAGCAAAAAATACTTATATCCCTTACCAACAATTTTTATCATGGATTATACCTTATTAAGGTTTATTTTTAGATTGGTACACCTTAAAATAGGTTTAATTAGGTATAATCCTTATTATTTGATTTGAAATGGTATTTTAAATGTCAATAAATAATATTTCGATGAAATAATCTTTTTTTATTGTTATTTTAAAAAAAGAAGTAATTTTAAGAAAAATGGTAAAACCTCAAATATGTATATTGTCTCATTATATATTCAAGTACTTCTCTATAAACCTCCAAATTCTACTGAATATTTCCATATATTGATTTTTGTTTAAATCTAACAGTTTTACAGAATAATGTCAGTGTTTGTATCTTATAGGAGTATTTATATACTATAATCCTTCTAATTTTTGGCATATCTTGTTATACATTAGGTAACCTATATTTTAGACAAATTATGACAAAATATCGCTCACATCCTTACCTGCGGAATGGGCTTTTCCCAGCTCCACCTTAACAAAAACACCTCTCTCCAGGTCACCAAAACCAAACTCGACAGCCTTCAGAGAGCCGGCGTGGAGTTAATGATCCATATGTGCCCGAACTGCCATATCCAGTACGACCGCTACCAGCCTGTGATTGAAAAAGAGTATGGGGTAGAGTACGACATGGTGCACATGAATATTGCCCAGTTCGTAGCTCTCTCACTGGGAGCAGACCCCTACAAAGTATGCGGTTTCCAGACTCACTCCGTGCCTCTGGAAGGTTTTCTTGAAAAGGCCGGTATAATATAAAATCCCGTTTTAAAGTTGAACCGGTCGCCTTTTTTATTTTGATTTTTTCCAATCACTTTTTTGGCTCTACCGAAATTTGTTTTCGAACTTTAAAATGTATACCAAACAAATCTACCTTAGAAACTTTTATCTTAAGGCTTACTTTTTCCAGACATACAATACAATCATTGCTGTAAGAATCAAAAATAGTCCCAAACCATTACCTACCAGTGAATATCATAAAAATAACAAAAATCATAACGCACAATAATATGAAGTATATAATAGCTTTAGCTAATTTTTCCATGATCAACCAACCCTTTTACTACTTATTTTAGCCTAATTTCTTTTGTCAACCTACCAAAAGCAGGGTATTAAAATATCCGTTGAATAATCACAATTCTTGGGAAAAGAAAGGAGAAAGTACTTTTGAACTCCATAAATTCATCTTAGTGAACTCCTTATAAGTTTTCTGACCATTTCATTTAACTATCTGTTTTTTAAAACTCCTTTAGAATCGTTAATTATTTCCTAATCTTTGATTGTTAGATACTTTAGCTAGTAACTTTATACCTGAGCATTATGTAATATTTTTCCGGAGAATTAGTATCATATGTCATTCCATAGTTCCGAGTCATGTTATAGTTTTGAAGAAGGGCTTTTACTTCTGACTCAGAAATTCCATCTTTAAATTGAATAGTCATACCAGCTACTTGCGATTCAGGATCTGGCGT
This genomic interval carries:
- a CDS encoding heterodisulfide reductase-related iron-sulfur binding cluster; protein product: MGFSQLHLNKNTSLQVTKTKLDSLQRAGVELMIHMCPNCHIQYDRYQPVIEKEYGVEYDMVHMNIAQFVALSLGADPYKVCGFQTHSVPLEGFLEKAGII
- a CDS encoding transposase gives rise to the protein MIKIVGKGYKYFLLQLSDFLEITKTIVVSLKSVEGRKKYEKIFGRKFEDKKDNSRILTVHVNQSTLASFIGNFFEKTICISTFKDHFLFKNSKFKIMFLKSDKKNKKKAENSRYCVISTYQRVLSDFFDDMINVLKRKINVPYKVKPLIVKSKDYMENVLPRSQILAFQNLKKFRGYLRNIFELNPSLGSYFNDIQVSMGYKPQLEELSFNNIFKLELSRCKLGYSNLELFIRDYNQNPALRNELKIKSGEKITLSSYRRNLKIIYPYLDRYAELLIQECRNLNLIGDKIWIWDRRFFECNCSGLKNKETGQLSDPDAGHYVKKTGKFSVLSGTGYTDTCIVDSWWGLPVYWDAVNASKNDNTIFQDTINQCMKSATEKPFFVIADAGPDSHLSNETVIEKGVIPIIAARANSVGNILKTEKGNHFRAQYVPRIYHKLLGKLYNIRTTVERKNSNDVVGYNRSKTPTRGSEWAKIYVSISNIAALLTALTAFKVGRHDLIRAPGAFRRLNI